The Streptomyces sp. NBC_00440 genome contains a region encoding:
- the lgt gene encoding prolipoprotein diacylglyceryl transferase, with amino-acid sequence MNLAFIPSPSTGVVHLGPIPLRGYAFCIIIGVFVAVWYGNKRWVARGGRVGTVADIAVWAVPFGLVGGRLYHVITDYELYFSSGRDWVDAFKIWQGGLGIWGAVALGAVGAWIGCRRRGIPLPAWADTLAPGLAFAQAIGRWGNWFNQELYGKPTDLPWALKISAGPDRIAGTYHPTFLYESLWCVGVGFLVIWADRRFKLGHGRAFALYVASYCVGRAWIEHMRVDYAHHILGLRLNDWTALIMFLLAVTYFVVSAKLRPGREEIVEPAAAEADREAGDDAEAAEAEAAGADDAKAEDADGRAGTDADGAGPDAPADAGKSDSPAAADAQDEAAGTAEPAGVKAEAQAEKG; translated from the coding sequence ATGAACCTTGCCTTCATTCCCAGTCCGTCGACCGGCGTGGTCCATCTCGGACCGATTCCGCTGCGCGGCTACGCGTTCTGCATCATCATCGGTGTCTTCGTCGCCGTCTGGTACGGCAACAAGCGCTGGGTCGCCAGGGGCGGCAGAGTGGGCACCGTGGCCGACATCGCGGTCTGGGCCGTGCCGTTCGGCCTGGTCGGCGGGCGGCTCTACCACGTCATCACCGACTACGAGCTGTACTTCAGCAGTGGCCGGGACTGGGTCGACGCCTTCAAGATCTGGCAAGGCGGCCTCGGTATCTGGGGCGCGGTCGCGCTCGGCGCGGTCGGCGCCTGGATCGGCTGCCGCCGCCGCGGTATCCCGCTGCCCGCGTGGGCCGACACACTGGCCCCGGGCCTCGCCTTCGCCCAGGCCATCGGCCGCTGGGGCAACTGGTTCAACCAGGAGCTGTACGGCAAGCCGACCGATCTGCCCTGGGCGCTGAAGATCAGTGCGGGCCCCGACAGGATCGCCGGGACGTACCACCCGACCTTCCTCTACGAGTCGCTCTGGTGCGTCGGCGTCGGTTTCCTCGTCATCTGGGCCGACCGCCGCTTCAAGCTCGGCCATGGGCGGGCGTTCGCGCTGTACGTCGCTTCGTACTGCGTGGGCCGCGCCTGGATCGAGCACATGCGGGTCGACTACGCGCACCACATCCTGGGGCTGCGGCTCAACGACTGGACCGCGCTGATCATGTTCCTGCTCGCCGTGACGTACTTCGTCGTCTCGGCGAAGCTGCGGCCGGGCCGTGAGGAGATCGTCGAGCCCGCCGCGGCGGAGGCGGACAGGGAAGCCGGGGACGACGCCGAGGCCGCCGAGGCCGAGGCCGCCGGGGCTGACGACGCCAAGGCCGAGGACGCTGACGGTCGTGCCGGTACCGATGCCGATGGTGCCGGTCCCGACGCCCCTGCCGACGCCGGCAAGAGCGACAGCCCGGCTGCGGCCGATGCGCAGGACGAGGCAGCCGGGACCGCCGAGCCGGCCGGGGTCAAGGCGGAGGCGCAGGCCGAGAAGGGCTGA
- a CDS encoding DsbA family protein, with the protein MSEKNRDAKRAARERLIEEREKQKARDRRKRGMIVGGSVVGVLALAAVIGVVAANSGSDSGSDSASSPLTVPSGATGKDSLAVPVGASDAPSTLTVWEDFRCPACGQFENGFRSTIHELENSGQLKVEYHLATLIDSNMGGTGSLRAANAAACAQDERKFPAYHDVLYENQPEETTDPYAQNSKLIELAGKVKGLKTAAFTSCVNGGKHDSWVKRSNAAFQKGGFSGTPTVELNGSSVFPKKGNEQISPANLKKWVTEANQGKKAGTVSPAPAA; encoded by the coding sequence GTGAGCGAGAAGAACCGAGACGCGAAGAGGGCCGCCCGCGAGCGGCTCATCGAAGAGCGTGAGAAGCAGAAAGCCCGTGACCGGCGCAAGCGGGGAATGATCGTCGGCGGCTCCGTGGTGGGGGTGCTGGCGCTGGCCGCGGTGATCGGAGTGGTCGCGGCCAACTCCGGCTCGGACAGCGGCAGTGACAGCGCGAGCAGCCCCCTCACCGTGCCGAGCGGCGCGACCGGAAAGGACAGCCTGGCGGTCCCCGTGGGCGCGAGCGACGCACCGTCCACGCTCACCGTCTGGGAGGACTTCCGCTGCCCGGCCTGCGGCCAGTTCGAGAATGGCTTCCGCAGCACGATCCACGAGCTGGAGAATTCCGGGCAGCTGAAGGTCGAGTACCACCTCGCCACGCTCATCGACAGCAACATGGGCGGCACGGGCTCGCTGCGCGCGGCCAACGCCGCCGCCTGTGCGCAGGACGAGAGGAAGTTCCCCGCGTACCACGACGTGCTCTACGAGAACCAGCCCGAGGAGACCACGGACCCCTACGCCCAGAACAGCAAGCTGATCGAGCTGGCAGGGAAGGTGAAGGGGCTGAAGACTGCGGCCTTCACCTCCTGTGTGAACGGCGGGAAGCACGACAGCTGGGTGAAGCGGTCGAACGCGGCCTTCCAGAAGGGCGGCTTCAGCGGCACCCCGACGGTCGAGCTCAACGGCTCGTCGGTCTTCCCGAAGAAGGGCAATGAGCAGATCTCGCCCGCCAATCTGAAGAAGTGGGTGACCGAGGCCAACCAGGGCAAGAAGGCGGGCACGGTCTCACCGGCGCCCGCGGCCTGA
- the trpA gene encoding tryptophan synthase subunit alpha codes for MSQNSGNSGTGAHGGHGGNTALLSSVLAGAKAEDRAALIAYLPAGFPTVDGGIEAVKAVIEGGADIVEVGLPHSDPVLDGPVIQTADDIALKGGVKIADVLRTVREGYEATGAPILVMTYWNPIDRYGVERFTAELAEAGGAGCILPDLPVQESALWRENAEKHGLATVFVVAPSSRDERLATITAAGSGFVYAASLMGVTGTRNSVGEQAQELVRRTRATTELPVCVGLGVSNAEQAAEVAVFADGVIVGSAFVKRMLEAENGAAGLDSIRELAGDLAKGVRRS; via the coding sequence GTGAGCCAGAACAGCGGAAACAGCGGAACTGGCGCGCACGGCGGGCACGGCGGAAACACAGCGCTCCTGAGCTCGGTCCTGGCCGGGGCGAAGGCCGAGGACCGGGCGGCGCTCATCGCGTACCTCCCGGCCGGATTCCCCACGGTCGACGGCGGGATCGAGGCGGTGAAGGCCGTCATCGAAGGCGGCGCCGACATCGTCGAGGTGGGGCTGCCGCACAGCGACCCGGTCCTCGACGGTCCGGTCATCCAGACCGCCGACGACATCGCGCTCAAGGGCGGGGTGAAGATCGCCGACGTACTGCGCACGGTGCGCGAGGGGTACGAGGCCACGGGCGCGCCCATCCTCGTCATGACGTACTGGAACCCCATCGACCGGTACGGCGTCGAGCGGTTCACCGCCGAGCTGGCCGAGGCGGGCGGCGCCGGCTGCATCCTGCCCGACCTGCCGGTCCAGGAGTCCGCGCTGTGGCGCGAGAACGCGGAGAAGCACGGTCTCGCGACCGTCTTCGTCGTCGCGCCGAGCAGCAGGGACGAACGGCTGGCGACGATCACCGCGGCCGGGTCCGGCTTTGTCTACGCGGCCTCGCTGATGGGGGTCACCGGCACCAGGAACTCCGTGGGTGAGCAGGCCCAGGAGCTCGTACGGCGCACCCGCGCCACCACCGAGCTGCCGGTGTGCGTGGGGCTCGGGGTCTCCAACGCCGAACAGGCCGCCGAGGTCGCCGTGTTCGCCGACGGAGTGATCGTCGGGTCCGCGTTCGTCAAGCGGATGCTCGAAGCGGAGAACGGCGCCGCGGGTCTGGACAGCATCCGCGAACTGGCGGGCGACCTGGCCAAGGGCGTACGCAGAAGCTGA